Proteins from a genomic interval of Deltaproteobacteria bacterium:
- a CDS encoding cobalamin-dependent protein (Presence of a B(12) (cobalamin)-binding domain implies dependence on cobalamin itself, in one of its several forms, or in some unusual lineages, dependence on a cobalamin-like analog.), with amino-acid sequence MNINNVLPDKDNEDIDCLLIHTPKFNHYMHPFNKVQFVNLMPMGLLFMADFLDSHGFNVKVLHLGIEKLFTQNFSLREYLLFTKPKVVGITLHWHHQSFDAIEVAREIKEVLPDTFIVVGGLTASFFKNEILENFKFIDGIISGDGEIPLLKIMKYIVRREADISSIPNLVWRNGDSIAQNKYNYVTTKEILDGTSFSNYALLNNYNFYPRLFFFNFNTNPALNNIIYKSSLVASMYLPIGKGCAANCSFCGGGYNANELLNGKARITLRSPDKIIENIMDGIQWGFKNFNTDFDLPDQNSNSYFLDLFKAIRDNRLKIVYNFNSYALPSIDFIDAFSTTFSKDSQIIISPESGSEQLRKIHKGYFYTNNELIQTLKYMERKGVNAGIYFSGGLPLETEKDLGETIALQRYLTKYKNIKQLITYPIELDPASPMFLNPEKFNIILTRKTFIDYYMDHSKLLFSRGYYIDGSSEKKMMKIQCKNYCFLNPVFGKYVCYASHIITKPKRNFFMSYVGALFSFILKKLFK; translated from the coding sequence ATGAATATAAATAACGTATTACCGGATAAGGATAACGAGGACATTGATTGTCTTCTGATACATACCCCGAAGTTTAATCATTATATGCACCCGTTTAATAAGGTGCAATTCGTCAATCTCATGCCTATGGGTCTTTTATTCATGGCGGATTTTTTGGATAGTCATGGATTTAATGTTAAAGTCCTGCACCTTGGTATTGAAAAGTTATTTACTCAAAATTTCTCTTTAAGAGAATATCTCCTTTTTACAAAACCGAAAGTGGTCGGCATTACGCTTCATTGGCATCATCAATCTTTTGACGCTATAGAAGTTGCAAGAGAGATAAAAGAGGTTTTACCGGACACATTTATAGTTGTCGGCGGCTTGACTGCAAGTTTTTTTAAAAATGAGATACTGGAAAACTTCAAATTCATTGATGGAATCATATCAGGGGATGGTGAGATACCTCTTCTTAAGATTATGAAGTACATTGTTAGAAGAGAAGCTGATATATCCTCCATTCCCAACCTTGTATGGCGGAACGGGGACAGCATCGCACAGAATAAATACAATTATGTAACAACAAAAGAGATATTGGACGGGACTTCTTTTAGCAACTATGCATTACTGAACAACTATAATTTCTATCCGCGGTTATTTTTTTTTAATTTCAACACCAATCCGGCGCTTAACAATATCATTTATAAAAGTTCTTTAGTAGCATCCATGTATCTTCCAATCGGTAAAGGATGCGCAGCCAATTGCAGCTTCTGTGGAGGAGGGTATAATGCAAATGAACTTTTAAACGGTAAAGCTCGTATTACATTAAGATCGCCGGATAAAATAATAGAAAACATCATGGACGGGATACAATGGGGTTTTAAAAATTTCAATACCGATTTTGATCTGCCGGACCAAAATTCAAATTCATATTTTTTAGATCTTTTTAAAGCTATTAGAGATAATAGGCTAAAGATAGTATATAACTTCAACTCATACGCACTGCCATCCATTGATTTCATAGACGCATTTAGTACTACCTTTTCTAAAGACTCTCAAATAATAATCTCACCGGAGAGCGGTTCTGAGCAACTCAGAAAGATACACAAAGGCTACTTCTATACCAACAATGAACTTATACAAACCTTAAAATATATGGAGAGAAAAGGAGTAAATGCGGGCATTTATTTTTCCGGTGGATTGCCGCTGGAAACAGAGAAAGACCTTGGAGAGACAATAGCATTACAGAGGTATTTAACAAAGTATAAAAATATTAAACAGCTTATTACCTATCCGATAGAGTTGGATCCAGCGTCACCAATGTTTTTGAATCCTGAAAAATTCAATATAATTTTAACAAGAAAGACTTTCATTGATTATTATATGGATCATTCAAAGCTATTGTTCAGCAGAGGATATTATATAGACGGTTCATCGGAGAAAAAAATGATGAAGATACAATGTAAAAACTATTGTTTTTTAAATCCAGTTTTTGGAAAATATGTTTGTTATGCATCCCACATCATCACCAAACCCAAACGTAACTTTTTTATGAGTTACGTTGGAGCTCTTTTTTCTTTTATTCTGAAAAAGCTGTTTAAATAA
- a CDS encoding SLBB domain-containing protein, translating into MNNKIVNVFKSKELKLIKTLSLYFIVSIVSILYLSHFTHFLFATDVANDEGVMSGAWRIVQGQVIYRDFFEFFAPGNFFLLALIYKLFGYSLIVTNKAVIVLDVICNILLFQISYMMLKRWYAIIPPLLFLIIGFPSWFIFSHYWTTSVTFLTALILLTVYMERLTASDKSTITYLFLSGFFVGLTGIFLQSAGIYTTVVLLIVLYLRTRRHEGIVKRIAVFGIGIAIPVLAFVLYLLLNNAFMPFIHSQIILLKLYPPNTLFYSKPLISFYNVITPVKLMIVVSFIGSIGFLILKKNASNKEVVLFAGNIIFFLYTWHWLTISNSVIDPGRATSGLSFTFIIYCVFLFTGYIKNHYSMSVYKLADLFIHGAFMLIAAISIMIIYKDISNIRTRVFHFTLNNTSYWTYDEDGAKDLIKFNNESERILGNDREVFAYPLASTLYTLLNLRNTTKYDIIVSFGQIASGLSGLFKDVVDQLERLKIKYIITYQWSYRFIIIWAQRNGVGYKPNMIEKFIWDNYEPVVHVGLFDLWKLKLLKAGDVLTVTAANGVSKKHASYRQFTVGMHGNITSPHNKRINVSGMPLYDLKDILAREYGIPSDEISITTNGITSISSEVFSVSITGAVYKPGRYFLNQGGRLTDVMMLAGGPLTTSDLGDVIIKRGGENIDINFLNYFQTHNNEYNPVIEKGDKIYIPQSIRQEKVFPGALNITLLGTIQKPGRIFFNKGARLMDAIGRELSPTADLKNVIMIRGNQIMRIDFLRYIQTHNNGDNPLLENGDIIYLPETGEVIDKAQIIKKSRDLSK; encoded by the coding sequence ATGAATAATAAAATAGTTAATGTTTTTAAATCCAAAGAACTAAAACTGATTAAAACTTTATCTTTATATTTTATAGTCTCTATCGTTTCCATTCTATATCTATCTCATTTCACCCATTTTCTTTTTGCTACCGATGTAGCAAACGATGAAGGAGTAATGTCGGGAGCATGGCGTATTGTGCAGGGGCAGGTGATCTACAGAGACTTTTTTGAATTTTTTGCGCCCGGGAATTTTTTCTTACTCGCACTTATATATAAATTGTTCGGCTATAGTCTTATTGTTACAAATAAAGCCGTAATTGTTCTTGATGTTATTTGTAATATCCTGCTCTTTCAAATCTCATACATGATGTTAAAACGCTGGTACGCTATTATACCTCCGTTACTATTTCTTATTATAGGCTTCCCAAGTTGGTTTATCTTCAGTCATTATTGGACAACATCGGTCACGTTTCTAACAGCTCTTATATTACTTACAGTTTATATGGAAAGACTGACTGCATCGGATAAATCAACTATTACATACCTTTTTTTATCTGGTTTTTTTGTTGGACTAACCGGCATCTTTTTGCAATCAGCGGGCATATATACGACGGTTGTACTACTGATTGTCCTTTATCTCAGGACGAGAAGGCATGAAGGTATCGTTAAACGAATCGCTGTGTTCGGTATCGGCATTGCTATACCAGTTTTGGCTTTTGTATTATATCTTTTGTTGAATAATGCCTTCATGCCGTTCATACATAGCCAGATTATTCTCTTGAAGCTCTATCCCCCCAATACCTTATTTTACTCAAAACCGTTAATATCTTTCTATAACGTAATAACACCTGTAAAGTTAATGATTGTTGTTTCTTTTATTGGGAGTATTGGTTTCCTGATCTTAAAAAAAAATGCGTCAAATAAAGAGGTTGTTTTATTTGCAGGCAATATAATATTTTTTCTTTATACGTGGCACTGGTTAACTATAAGCAATAGTGTAATAGACCCGGGCCGTGCGACATCGGGCTTGAGTTTTACGTTCATTATTTACTGTGTGTTTTTATTTACCGGATATATAAAGAATCATTATTCCATGTCGGTGTATAAACTTGCAGATTTGTTTATACATGGTGCATTTATGCTTATTGCTGCAATAAGCATTATGATTATCTACAAAGACATATCAAACATAAGAACAAGGGTGTTTCATTTTACTCTTAACAATACTTCTTACTGGACATACGATGAAGATGGTGCAAAAGACCTTATCAAATTTAATAATGAGTCGGAGAGAATATTGGGTAACGATAGAGAGGTGTTTGCTTATCCTCTTGCATCCACATTGTATACGCTGCTAAACTTAAGAAATACAACGAAGTATGATATAATAGTAAGTTTTGGACAAATCGCGAGTGGCTTGTCAGGCCTTTTTAAAGATGTCGTTGATCAATTAGAACGTTTAAAAATAAAATACATTATTACTTATCAATGGTCTTACAGATTCATAATCATCTGGGCGCAAAGGAACGGAGTGGGGTATAAGCCTAATATGATCGAGAAGTTTATATGGGATAACTATGAGCCGGTGGTCCATGTGGGTCTTTTTGATCTATGGAAACTAAAGCTTTTAAAAGCCGGCGATGTGCTTACCGTGACTGCCGCTAACGGTGTGAGCAAAAAACATGCTTCGTACAGGCAATTTACTGTAGGCATGCATGGAAATATCACATCGCCGCATAATAAAAGGATAAACGTATCTGGTATGCCCTTGTATGATCTTAAGGATATACTTGCCCGCGAGTACGGGATACCATCAGATGAGATCAGTATAACAACCAATGGCATTACATCGATTTCATCAGAGGTCTTCTCAGTATCCATTACCGGTGCCGTTTACAAGCCGGGGCGGTATTTCCTCAACCAAGGGGGCAGGTTGACCGATGTGATGATGCTTGCAGGTGGTCCATTAACTACATCCGATCTGGGTGATGTCATTATAAAAAGAGGAGGGGAGAACATTGATATAAATTTCCTTAATTATTTTCAAACTCATAACAACGAATATAATCCTGTGATAGAAAAAGGTGATAAGATTTACATTCCTCAGAGTATACGGCAGGAGAAGGTATTCCCGGGGGCACTGAACATAACACTTCTCGGGACCATACAAAAACCCGGACGCATTTTTTTTAATAAGGGTGCAAGACTTATGGATGCGATCGGCAGGGAGCTTTCCCCAACTGCTGATCTGAAAAATGTGATCATGATACGGGGTAATCAAATAATGAGGATAGATTTTTTAAGATATATACAGACGCATAATAATGGTGATAATCCATTGTTAGAAAACGGTGATATTATATACCTGCCGGAGACAGGTGAAGTTATTGATAAGGCACAAATTATCAAAAAATCACGGGATTTATCTAAATAA
- a CDS encoding glycosyltransferase family 39 protein, whose amino-acid sequence MKAAMIPCVTLLFDIFISWLIGFLVLSIIDLRKYSKGKMIRLLIDYAMGSGILTLLMFISGITAGNFDGLIIFILGIAIVYLIRRKTDPKPEKSAKNITGYIYIIPVFVLIIVMLIISYKVMPLGWDPRFIYLFKAKMFFLENRVSSISLTVPQYLFSHPDYPLHIPLQIAYLYKLLGHVDPDTAKIVLLMYPLFICIFMYGYLKSIMPEYAALLSALAIFTLRRLLGLTYSGVDVPLALYLLIGTSFYYLFIKKGDVHYLILAGLSIGIGAWIKYEGIAYLASMAICIFVVTKYYLRQTVFTSLKRTICFLVPGMVFILPWRVFIHIYHFPVDWIRYGLNNNLTVNSFRLYKITESFGKEMILNEPFLIIVIISLIYTIYRKRIGLILSVYTVFFLQFAAYIIALYLQPNPLSSELGFTVQRLMIQITPSMLLVSLAFLFDKDIMDER is encoded by the coding sequence ATGAAAGCTGCGATGATTCCATGCGTTACCCTCTTGTTTGATATCTTTATAAGCTGGCTTATAGGGTTTCTCGTGCTTTCAATCATAGATTTAAGAAAATATTCAAAAGGCAAAATGATACGATTGTTGATTGATTATGCAATGGGAAGCGGCATATTAACACTGCTCATGTTTATATCGGGGATAACAGCGGGGAATTTCGATGGCTTGATTATTTTTATTCTTGGTATAGCCATTGTATACTTAATCAGGAGAAAAACAGACCCGAAACCGGAAAAATCCGCCAAAAATATAACCGGCTATATTTATATCATCCCCGTATTTGTATTGATTATTGTGATGCTTATTATTTCCTATAAGGTAATGCCGCTCGGCTGGGACCCAAGATTTATTTACCTTTTCAAGGCAAAGATGTTCTTTCTTGAAAATAGAGTAAGTTCAATTTCTCTAACCGTGCCGCAATATTTATTTTCTCATCCGGATTACCCATTGCACATACCGCTTCAGATCGCTTATCTATATAAATTACTCGGCCATGTTGATCCCGATACGGCGAAGATTGTTCTCTTGATGTATCCTCTTTTTATATGTATATTTATGTACGGTTATTTAAAATCAATAATGCCGGAATATGCCGCGTTATTATCAGCCCTTGCAATTTTTACACTCCGGAGACTCCTCGGTTTGACTTATTCGGGCGTTGACGTTCCGCTTGCACTGTACCTGCTTATCGGTACCTCATTTTACTATCTTTTTATAAAAAAAGGAGATGTACACTATCTAATATTGGCCGGATTATCCATTGGTATCGGTGCATGGATAAAGTATGAAGGGATTGCATATCTTGCAAGTATGGCGATATGCATATTTGTAGTTACGAAGTATTATCTCAGGCAAACTGTCTTTACATCATTAAAACGGACAATATGTTTTTTAGTCCCTGGCATGGTCTTCATATTACCGTGGCGTGTATTTATTCATATATACCATTTTCCTGTAGATTGGATCAGGTATGGCCTTAATAATAATTTGACTGTCAATTCCTTCAGGTTATACAAGATTACAGAGTCATTTGGGAAAGAAATGATACTGAACGAGCCGTTCCTGATTATTGTTATAATCTCATTAATCTACACGATCTACAGAAAACGAATCGGGCTTATTTTATCCGTATACACTGTATTCTTTCTTCAGTTCGCTGCGTACATAATTGCACTTTATCTACAGCCGAATCCATTATCCTCGGAGCTTGGTTTTACTGTGCAAAGGTTGATGATACAGATCACGCCTTCTATGCTATTGGTAAGCCTTGCATTTCTATTCGATAAGGACATCATGGATGAAAGATAA
- a CDS encoding YfhO family protein, whose protein sequence is MKDKYKLLLACSFFALTFIIVFSHSIFTNKIILISNVHDFNPFFSVKGVPSFPAEPFDTVNQFLPWFHFDRESLRNFSLPLWNPDNGCGAPHIANIQSAFFYPLNMFVYLFDWKWGLLLLYFFKFFLVSLFAYLYLSEIGVDYRAALVASMACMYSGYMYMFQFQDTGAAFCFFLGLWAIEFVIKHPDRFMGYVLLMTAFVTAVFAGQPEILFFMTFVLAVYFLIRVFTEYGFDKQGYLIIGKACLFIFIGILISAIQLLPFIEYLHTNTVFSYRTSIKGISFYPLSSFLAAISDFFGMNIITINASSFHWMHTRVVNYIGMVFFLFGLAGIVNLFRERIIKTYTALFIVTMIIPFNIPLIHNIFADILGFDVARKSYLLIFSGYFLIFIGAKYLGAFLNGKYKPKTINIAVYLTVFIILVLFLMSGRYYRLNIAPVCIAIFVGIAVLFTMKIKNKNVVAVLLGIMVFLFQAVLLIVVLSPPLNPDYFFPTNAIINKIKGDNPPFRVFPVMKSGIKAYDPDLNTFYNIEDLRNYDTMGVRWYDKFVLNLLTEPRITNFLNVKYIILPRHTAINAAVSASQVQTLEPAIVSYNNISLYINRYSFDIDMPVNKFQPVLSANGFTLYKNPDTLRRAFMVYNYKIADTHNKAFDLVSWYASQLSETAVIFKEDARYASFMPVNTVTTSSSSVSFEKYSPNHIKLHVVTTLPGLLVISNTYFPGWHVRIDGRKSKVIRTDYAFQGVFVPEGIHWIELDYMPLSFVIGFVISIIGILAVLLLYIVYLKSHDDKSAINAYPSAVKVSHPEYNDMPLKNKKKT, encoded by the coding sequence ATGAAAGATAAATATAAGCTTCTTTTAGCATGTTCTTTTTTTGCACTTACATTTATTATCGTCTTTTCACACTCAATCTTTACAAATAAAATAATTCTTATATCTAATGTACATGATTTCAATCCATTCTTTTCAGTAAAAGGCGTACCTTCATTCCCGGCAGAACCATTTGATACCGTCAATCAGTTTCTGCCGTGGTTTCATTTTGACAGGGAATCTTTGAGAAATTTCTCGCTGCCGCTATGGAACCCCGATAACGGCTGCGGTGCGCCTCATATAGCAAATATTCAGTCGGCATTTTTTTATCCCCTTAATATGTTCGTATATCTGTTTGACTGGAAATGGGGATTGCTGCTCTTATACTTTTTTAAGTTTTTCCTTGTTAGTTTGTTTGCGTACCTTTATTTATCGGAAATAGGTGTAGATTACCGTGCTGCTCTTGTTGCATCTATGGCGTGTATGTATTCCGGCTATATGTATATGTTCCAATTCCAGGATACCGGTGCGGCATTCTGTTTCTTTCTCGGGCTATGGGCAATAGAGTTCGTAATAAAACATCCTGATAGATTTATGGGATATGTTTTATTGATGACGGCATTCGTTACCGCCGTATTTGCAGGCCAGCCAGAAATATTATTTTTTATGACATTTGTTCTTGCTGTGTATTTCCTAATAAGGGTATTTACCGAATATGGATTTGATAAACAGGGATATCTCATTATAGGGAAAGCATGCTTATTTATATTTATAGGCATTCTCATATCAGCAATTCAGCTATTGCCGTTTATTGAGTATTTACATACAAACACGGTATTTTCTTACAGAACCTCAATCAAGGGCATATCATTTTATCCCCTTTCATCGTTTTTGGCTGCGATAAGCGATTTCTTCGGTATGAATATTATCACTATAAACGCATCTTCTTTTCACTGGATGCATACTCGGGTGGTGAATTATATTGGTATGGTGTTTTTCCTTTTTGGTCTTGCCGGGATAGTAAATCTTTTTAGAGAACGGATTATTAAAACATACACCGCGTTATTTATTGTGACAATGATTATACCATTCAATATCCCTTTGATACACAATATTTTTGCCGATATATTAGGCTTTGATGTTGCCAGAAAGAGCTATCTGTTAATATTTTCAGGCTATTTCCTTATATTTATCGGGGCGAAGTATCTGGGTGCCTTTTTAAACGGGAAATATAAACCAAAAACAATCAACATTGCCGTATACTTAACTGTATTCATAATCCTTGTTTTATTCTTGATGTCCGGGAGGTATTATAGGCTTAACATTGCTCCCGTATGTATAGCCATATTTGTGGGCATTGCTGTCCTTTTTACAATGAAGATAAAGAATAAAAATGTTGTAGCAGTATTGCTTGGTATAATGGTGTTTTTATTTCAGGCCGTTTTATTGATAGTTGTTCTTTCACCACCTCTGAACCCTGATTACTTTTTCCCGACCAATGCTATTATAAACAAAATAAAAGGTGATAACCCCCCTTTCCGTGTCTTTCCTGTAATGAAAAGTGGTATAAAGGCTTATGATCCCGATCTGAATACCTTTTATAACATAGAGGACCTTCGAAACTATGATACAATGGGTGTAAGATGGTATGATAAATTTGTATTAAACCTCTTAACAGAGCCGCGCATAACAAACTTTTTGAATGTCAAATACATTATATTGCCGCGGCATACAGCTATTAATGCTGCTGTATCAGCTTCCCAGGTGCAGACTTTAGAACCAGCGATCGTATCTTATAATAATATCTCGCTTTATATAAACAGATATTCTTTTGACATTGATATGCCTGTAAATAAGTTTCAACCTGTTCTTTCTGCCAACGGTTTTACGCTTTACAAAAATCCGGATACATTGAGAAGGGCATTTATGGTCTATAATTATAAGATTGCGGATACGCATAACAAAGCGTTTGATCTTGTAAGCTGGTATGCATCACAATTAAGCGAGACGGCAGTCATATTTAAGGAAGATGCAAGGTATGCATCATTTATGCCGGTAAATACGGTAACAACATCAAGCAGTAGTGTTTCTTTTGAAAAGTACTCTCCAAATCATATAAAGCTGCATGTTGTTACAACTTTGCCCGGGCTGCTTGTAATAAGCAATACCTATTTTCCAGGATGGCATGTTCGTATCGACGGCAGGAAGTCAAAGGTCATAAGGACTGATTATGCATTTCAGGGGGTATTTGTTCCCGAAGGCATACACTGGATTGAGTTGGATTACATGCCGCTGAGCTTTGTTATCGGGTTTGTGATTTCAATAATAGGTATTCTTGCTGTACTATTGTTGTATATCGTTTACCTCAAATCGCACGATGATAAAAGTGCAATTAATGCATATC